The Sphingobacterium lactis sequence TCAAAATTCCACGACCTACAACTACATGTATTGGTATAATTCCTAAAGTTACAAAAGCTCCTAAAGCGAAGCTTGCTTCTCCCCATCTCATGTACCATTTATAGGGTATTATTTAACTTTTTTCCTATTACGTTGTATAATTTTCCTTTTACGTCATCCGTTAGTTTGGAATAATTCTAAACAAGACCTAAGTTTGTCTCATTATTTATAATTATTCTAAATAATGTTACGTTACCCATTTGCATATCTAAGCATATTATTATCACCTGCAGCATTTGCCCAACAGGATACAACGGACCAAACACTTCCGATTGAGGAGGTTGTTGTGACCGGACAATTTTTACCGACTTCACTTCGCAACTCAGTTTATAAGATCCGTGTGATCGATCGGGAAACGATTGATCGCCGCGGGACAGCAGATATGACAACCCTATTGAATACAGAGCTTGGTTTTCGATTTTCGCATGACCTGGTACTCGGAGAAACGGATATTCAACTGATGGGTTCTTCGGGCAATAACATCAAGATTCTGATTGATGGCGTGCCCATTATTGACCGCGGAAGCTCTAGACAGAGCCTTTCTCAAATTGATCTCAACGATATCCAACGGATTGAAATTGTTGAAGGACCGGTTTCCGTTATGTATGGAACGGATGCCCTCGTCGGTGTTATCAATATCATTACCCATGCCGGCGTGATGAAAAAAAATACCATGCGGATCCAAGCCCGTCTATTGGAAGAATCCGCCAGCAAAGAGTATCGGGCATTCCGGAAAGAAGGCCGCCACAATGCCAATGTAAGTTTGGATTATGCCGGAAAGGTATGGTCTTTCGGGTGGTCAGGTAGTCGCAATACGTTCGGAGGTTTCCAAGGGAACAGAACGGGTCGATCCTTGCAATGGCAACCCAAAGACCAATGGCTGACTTCAGGAAAAGTGGGCTATATGCAGGATAAATTCCAGGTCAATTACAATTTAAATTACCTTCATGAGGATATCTTCACGCCTGGAAATATCAATATAAATAATAAATATACGGATAAAAATTACGTCACGAACCGCTATACCCACAATCTACAGAGTGGTTGGCAGGTCAGTGATAAAGTGCAGTTGACAGGTTCTGTTTCCTATCAAGACTATGAAAGGCGGACAAAAACGCGCAATTATGATTTGAATACCCAAACCATGGAATTACCTGAAGGCGCTGGATTACAGGATGTGTCAAAATTCCAACAGGTATTTGGTCGGGTGAATGGATTATATAAAGTACAGGAAAATCTTGGTCTGATGGTAGGCCTTGAATTTGATTACGACAAAGGTTCTGGCGCCCGTATTCAGGGAAATGCGGACATTTACGACTTTGCAGCATATCTATCTGCTGAATATCACCTGGGTAAGCGCATATTAATGCGTCCGGGTATACGGATGGTCTACAATTCCATCTATCCCGCTCCGCCAATTATACCGGCCTTCAATACCAAGGTGCTTTTGGCCAAAAATTTGGACCTTCGCTTGGGCTACGCTATGGGCTATCGTGCCCCTGCCCTCCGCGAACTCTATTTTACCTTCCATGATACCAACCATTCCATCGATGGAAACACCAACCTGAAAGCAGAAAGGAACCATAACATCAACATGAATCTGAACATCCATGATGTTTCGCTAGGAAAAACCATGTTCCATAGCTCCTTAACCGGATTTTACAATTACTTCAACAACCTGATTTCCATTGGGGAGTCCATTGAAAATCCAGGTTCCTATACGTACTTAAATATTGGGAAGTACAAAACGATGGGGACTACCTTAGAGAATAAGCTTACGTTGCACAATACCTCCGTAAATGTAGGTTTCAGTTACTTAGCCCGATTGAATCAGGTTTATGACTACAACAAATCCTTGGGCAAGTACTTTTGGACCCCTGAGTTGAACAGCAGCATATCCCAGGAATTTCCGAAGCTAAAGGCGAACATCAGTGTATTTTATAAACTGTACGGAACGCGCCCGAGCTTCCGGACGCAAGGATCTGGTGCACAGATGCAAATCTTGCAGGCAGAACAAGCAGCATATTCGATGTTGGATATTTCCATCAGCAAAAGTCTGTACCGTGATTTCACCTTACTGGGAGGTATGCGGAACTTAACGAATACGGTAAACATTACAAATTCATCAATAGAAGGAACTGGCGCTCATTCGGTTAGTAGCTCTTCAATCCCAATTAGTTATGGGCGCTCAGTTTTCTTCGGCTTACAATATCAATTTAATAATTAGAACATATGAACACTTTAACAAGAATCACTAGTCTGGGGCTCATTACTTTACTCGCACTGTCATCCTGCGAGACACGGGGTGATGATCCGATTCCCGTTGTGCCACCTTCTGAAGGAAGCAAATTGACACTTCAGGGAGGCGCTGGCGAGTCTGATGCTGCTAATGCCGTATATGTCGATTTTAGCGCTGATAAACAAACTTCCGTTGACCGAAAATCGTGGAGCTTAGGCTTCTATAATCAAGATGCCTATCGGGTGATTCTCAATAACCAGGCGGCCTATGCTGCAAAGGCAACAGATAAAACAGATATTCTTGCTGTCAATTCAACGAATACGGATATAAATGTCCTTGCCTATGGATTTGGACCAGAAAAATTGGCCAACTACGATGGTACCGATGGCGACATGAGCAAGACAGTTATTGCTGAGATCAGTGCAGCTGGTGCTTCAAACCTTGTATATATTGTTAACACTGTGCATGGTGGAAAAATTGACAAGGAAAATGTGTACAAGGTGCGCATCAATCGCGGAAATAGTAACGATTATATCCTGGAATACGCCAAAATTGATGAAAAGCAAATTCAAAAGGCTACCATCAAAAAAGACGCTAAAACTACGTTTACCTTCTTTTCATTTACAGGTGGCACTGTACAGGTGGAACCTGCAAAAGACAGCTGGGATATCGTTTGGACAAAATCTATGTTCCATACTGGTGCGCTAGCATATGCCTTCAGTGACTTGGTTTTCATCAACCACCTCAATGGTGTTTCTGCAGCAGAAGTGATATTTCAGGATAAATCCGGTAAGTCGACAGACCAGCCTTCCTATGAAGAGTTCGATGCCAGCAAATTGTCCAGCATCGAATTTTTAAAAGGACGCAATACGATAGGCAGTTCCTGGAGAAGGACTACTGCGATGAAGGATGATCCACGTGTCGGCGTTATGCCGGACCGGTACTATGTGATCCGTGATCAGGTCGGTAATATCTATAAACTTCGTTTCCTAGCCATGGGTGTAAATAACGATGGCGGGAAAAGAGGATATCCAGAAATTGAATATAAACTTGTGAAGGGTAAATAACATGAAAACGATCAAACAAGCGATATTGGGTTTTGGCCTATTGGCCTGCCTGGTTTCGTGTCAGCAAAACGCTGACCATGCTCAGAACGACGCTAGACATACCGACTCCCTGCGCATCGTCTCCTTGAATGGGACCGTGTCCGAGATTCTGAGTGATCTGGGTCTGGAAAAACAAGTGGTGGGTACCGATGTGGCCTCTACTTATCCCGAAAGCATGAAGAATAAACCTAAGGTTGGTCACAATAAGAAAATTCCAATTGAAGGCGTACTTGCCTTGCAACCGAATCTCATTATCGGAACGCAGCAGGAAGTGACCGAAGAAACTAAAGAACAGTTCAAAAATGCAGGAATTCGGATGCTGCTTTTTGATCAAGAGTTCTCTGTTGAAGGGACCAAAAATCTGATCCGTAACGTATCGGATTCCTTGAAACATACCGCTAAAGGAGATTCCATTTTGGCAAAATTCAATTCGGATATGGATAAGCTCAATGCCATCCAAGTAGAAAGTAAAAAGCCGAAGGTACTTTTCATCTATGCGCGTGGTGCAGGAACGATTATGGTGGGCGGCAAGGGTACCCAAGTGGATAAGGTGATTGCACTGGCAGGTGGGGAAAATGTAGCGAAGGATTTTCCGGACTACAGGCCCCTCACGGCAGAAGCATTGGTCGCCTATAATCCTGATGTTCTACTATTCTTCAACTCGGGACTTTCCAGCTTAGGCAACGAGGAAGGGTTGTTGGGCATCCAAGGCGTAAAGGAAACGAACGCTGGGAAGAACAAGAAGATCATTGCCATGGATGGTCAATTGCTATCGGGATTCAGTGCCCGTTTGCCCTTGGCGATACAGGAATTGCATTCAAAAATTTATTAATGAATTTAAAATATAAAAGACTCTCCATTATCTCTTTACTACTATTTCTATTGTG is a genomic window containing:
- a CDS encoding heme/hemin ABC transporter substrate-binding protein; protein product: MKTIKQAILGFGLLACLVSCQQNADHAQNDARHTDSLRIVSLNGTVSEILSDLGLEKQVVGTDVASTYPESMKNKPKVGHNKKIPIEGVLALQPNLIIGTQQEVTEETKEQFKNAGIRMLLFDQEFSVEGTKNLIRNVSDSLKHTAKGDSILAKFNSDMDKLNAIQVESKKPKVLFIYARGAGTIMVGGKGTQVDKVIALAGGENVAKDFPDYRPLTAEALVAYNPDVLLFFNSGLSSLGNEEGLLGIQGVKETNAGKNKKIIAMDGQLLSGFSARLPLAIQELHSKIY
- a CDS encoding HmuY family protein, whose translation is MNTLTRITSLGLITLLALSSCETRGDDPIPVVPPSEGSKLTLQGGAGESDAANAVYVDFSADKQTSVDRKSWSLGFYNQDAYRVILNNQAAYAAKATDKTDILAVNSTNTDINVLAYGFGPEKLANYDGTDGDMSKTVIAEISAAGASNLVYIVNTVHGGKIDKENVYKVRINRGNSNDYILEYAKIDEKQIQKATIKKDAKTTFTFFSFTGGTVQVEPAKDSWDIVWTKSMFHTGALAYAFSDLVFINHLNGVSAAEVIFQDKSGKSTDQPSYEEFDASKLSSIEFLKGRNTIGSSWRRTTAMKDDPRVGVMPDRYYVIRDQVGNIYKLRFLAMGVNNDGGKRGYPEIEYKLVKGK
- a CDS encoding TonB-dependent receptor plug domain-containing protein produces the protein MLRYPFAYLSILLSPAAFAQQDTTDQTLPIEEVVVTGQFLPTSLRNSVYKIRVIDRETIDRRGTADMTTLLNTELGFRFSHDLVLGETDIQLMGSSGNNIKILIDGVPIIDRGSSRQSLSQIDLNDIQRIEIVEGPVSVMYGTDALVGVINIITHAGVMKKNTMRIQARLLEESASKEYRAFRKEGRHNANVSLDYAGKVWSFGWSGSRNTFGGFQGNRTGRSLQWQPKDQWLTSGKVGYMQDKFQVNYNLNYLHEDIFTPGNININNKYTDKNYVTNRYTHNLQSGWQVSDKVQLTGSVSYQDYERRTKTRNYDLNTQTMELPEGAGLQDVSKFQQVFGRVNGLYKVQENLGLMVGLEFDYDKGSGARIQGNADIYDFAAYLSAEYHLGKRILMRPGIRMVYNSIYPAPPIIPAFNTKVLLAKNLDLRLGYAMGYRAPALRELYFTFHDTNHSIDGNTNLKAERNHNINMNLNIHDVSLGKTMFHSSLTGFYNYFNNLISIGESIENPGSYTYLNIGKYKTMGTTLENKLTLHNTSVNVGFSYLARLNQVYDYNKSLGKYFWTPELNSSISQEFPKLKANISVFYKLYGTRPSFRTQGSGAQMQILQAEQAAYSMLDISISKSLYRDFTLLGGMRNLTNTVNITNSSIEGTGAHSVSSSSIPISYGRSVFFGLQYQFNN